A section of the Primulina eburnea isolate SZY01 chromosome 1, ASM2296580v1, whole genome shotgun sequence genome encodes:
- the LOC140805333 gene encoding uncharacterized protein, producing MADHLGDESSQGSVGRWGDQDDRRRHREHRHRRDGPRRFEMHRFIQMGPKPLVGGETPDVAEDWLERMESCFRAFQCTEEQQMETLGFLLEGRARKWWRSTSAPIVQAQGRVTWAEFRAAFMQLYFPPALRQAKTIELLNLKQGSMSVDAYQQKFFELLPFAPHISGSSEAKYDHFLQGLNQEIFDRVTVCDDPTSYEGLVNRCRQAEISLQRGRAILSSRPSNTLSPRSQSFKKSGSSSSGSGSRSSGVFRFGKKKVSCVHCGKNHPSEQYRTAAGACFQCGEMGHLKKNCPQLRGGAGSGSGSQTTVQQRMQGQAMGSSNLRPRAQGQVFVLNQDQAADETGRVIAEMEDFDCILGIDLLTTYRATVDCYQKLVQFRTTESSSWFFYGEGARPPMPVVSALKACRALESGGEDYLIYAIDSSTSSVGTDDIPVVCEFPDVFPDEIPGFPPIRDVEFGIE from the exons atggctgaccaccttggtgatgagagtagtcaggggagtgtaggtcgttggggtgaccaggatgatcgtaggcgtcatcgtgaacatcgtcatcgtcgtgacgggcctaggcgttttgagatgcaccgtttcattcagatggggcctaagcctttagtcggtggtgagactcccgatgttgctgaggattggttagagcgcatggagagttgtttccgtgcattccagtgcaccgaagagcagcagatggagacccttggttttcttctcgagggccgtgcgcgcaagtggtggcgatcgacttccgcgccgatagtccaggctcagggtagggtgacttgggccgaattccgtgcagcttttatgcagctatattttcctccagcacttcgccaggcaaagacgattgaacttctgaatcttaagcagggtagtatgtctgttgatgcatatcagcagaagttcttcgagttgttaccctttgctcctcatattagtggcagttctgaggccaagtatgaccatttccttcagggtcttaaccaggagatctttgatcgagtcactgtctgcgatgatcctacttcttatgagggGTTAGtaaaccggtgtcgccaggcagagatcagtcttcagcggggtagggctattctttcttctagaccttcgaatactttgagccctcgatctcagtctttcaagaagtccggttcttcttcttctggatctggatctcggtctagcggtgtttttcgctttggtaagaagaaggtttcttgtgtgcattgtgggaagaaccatccatccgAGCAGTATCGAacagccgcaggagcttgttttcaatgcggagagatgggtcatcttaagaaaaattgtcctcagttgcgaggtggagcaggatctggttccggatctcagacgactgttcagcagaggatgcagggtcaggcaatgggcagttcaaatcttcgacctcgtgcccaaggtcaggtatttgtgctgaaccaggatcaggctgcagatgagacagggagagtcatagcag agatggaagattttgattgtattctgggtatagacctgttgactacctaccgagctactgtggattgttaccagaagcttgttcagtttcgtacgactgagagctctagttggtttttctatggtgagggagcgcgacctccgatgccagtggtatctgctctgaaagcctgtcgtgctttagagtcgggcggggaagactacctcatctatgcgattgattcatccacaagtaGTGTTGGtacagatgatattccagtggtttgtgagttccctgatgttttcccagatgagattcctggttttcctccgattagagatgtggaatttggcatcga atga